Genomic DNA from Sardina pilchardus chromosome 4, fSarPil1.1, whole genome shotgun sequence:
AAAAGTGTAAGTGAAAAAAGAcagtgataataataacaatctATTTCTGTACTACTGTATTTAAATACTCATGCACTGTCAGGCCTGGGTCTTttggaagaaagaaaggggcTGAGGAGAAAAAGGCAAAACTACATAATGAGATCCAGTCATCCAGAGGGAGAAGTTCTTACTACCAGGATTGTATTAAGGGAATATCTGACGATATCTCACACTATGCTTCTTGGCAGCAGAATCATTCTGTGTGAAATCACTCTGTTTGCTCTTTGCTCCGAATCTACGCCCCTTAATTAAATCAATGGCCACGCACTTCAAACTTGAATTTCTCAAGTAATACTAAGAAGAAAAATCTTACAGGTGCCAGTTTTGGAAACTAAAAATTATGCAGAGAACTTTGAAAACATCTGAGATGGTGCAGCAACCACTTTTCTGGATTCTGTCTGATCTGACCAAACAGGAATACCACAGCCAATAGatacacagccaatcagagcaaccCCTATACTCGGTGGCTCCAGCGTCAATTCAACATGTTGAATCAGTAGCAAACTGACTGAGGCCTGTCGGACTCGGCGGTGTCGTGCACACTACACTGACTGAAGCTACAGACACTTCTCGACCTGCCTGACGATATTAGACGTAAGACCATCGGCCAGGTCTGCCCTTGCCTTAAGAACCATGGATCGGGTCAGACCAACCTCCCACCCCCAACgaggagagagtaagagagagtgacagagtgtgagagtgtgggagagataTTAAGACCCCCGGGGACCCCTTTCCAGCAGACCTGGGACAGACTCCAGCCCGTGGTCTGTTAGGTGGTGCCCAAGCGGGGACAACGTGCCGCGCTGATGCtgatgttgctgctgctgttggcgcGCGTGCTGAGTGCGAATCTGCGACCACGACGACGACGCGGGGGCCACGTGAACGGATGTGTGCGCGGGGGAGGGCGCCGATTGCATGGGGGTCGCCGTCGAGACGTTAGCcgatgccgccgccgccgctgctgctccgCCTCGGCCGCTGCCTCCGGCCATGCCGCCGAATATCTGCCCGAGCACGTGGAGCATGTGGAGCTCGCGGGCGTGTTCGGCCTCGCGCCGCCGCTCCTCCTGCTGCAGACGCTGCTCCTCCATCTTGTAGAAGTTGTCCTCGGCGTCGGCGCTCTGCTCCAGGAAGCGTTCGAGGAGCTTGTCCAGGGGCAGGCTGGCCAAGCGCTTCCTGCCTCGCCGCGAGGGCCGGCACGAGGAGGACGTGGACGGGGCAGTTCTGGGCTGGGAGTTGATGGGTTTCACTGGAACACCTGAAACACAGTGGGAATAACAAGGTGGTGGTTGTAATTTTGGGTTGAGTTTGGGAAACTTTGCCTAACACTCAATAtgacagtcagtcacacactaaTCTGAGAGCTGACACTTTGACTAATGCAAAACTAAAACAGGATATTTTGTTGAGCTCCATTTccaagaatgaatgaatagtaCACAGCAAAATGTTGGTCACTGGGGCCTAATACACCCTCCACAACAGCAGCCACTTGTCAGTCACAGATAGTGGCACATATCTTAAGAGTAGTAAGTGAATGACAACACTAAGTGAATGTGTAGTGCAAGAATAACTTACTTCCAACTGTCACGGGTATGGTGTAGGACGGGTACTCGATCTTCACAGGATGCTCTGTATAATCAATGGCGCTCGGCATGTAGGAATCCGACGACTGCTccgtcccctctccctcctcttctgttCCATCCATCATCTCGTCTCCAACGGCAACGCTGTCAATCATGTCCTGCGGGTCCACGGTTGGACGACTACCCAatatcctctccatctcctcgtaAAACTTGCACAGCTTGCGATACTGTCCGTTGTTTTTCTTGAAAGCATCTTTCGCCTGATAGTATTGCCTTTTCAGGCTCTTGACGCGTATCCTGCACTGGTCCGGAGTCCTATCGTAGCCCATGTCTCCTAGGCGGCTGGCTACGTCTCTGTAAACATGACTGTTTCTGAAGTTGCCATCCAGCGCAGTTTGCACGTCCTGCTCCCCCCAAATATTTAGCAATGCTCTGGTCTCAGAATCCGACCACAGAAATCCCCGCGTTGGATTCACCAGCATACTTCACAGAATTCCAGAAATCTCTTGAATCCGTAATTGGTCTTCCACGACAACGACGATATGGTAGAACAAATGCCCCGCTATTGATTTTTGCAATTCATTGCATCAACACTAGCTAGCTCACACTTGCTAGTTAGCTAAAGATAAATCCCGTTCCGAACAAAACACCCTAACGTGGACGTTCTTGAAAGGTGGACTGCTCATAGCTGCTCACTTACAATGCCATACTCACATTGACCCAGTGACAAGCTTGTGTCTGCGTATATTTTCGCACTGGAGACAAACTCTGAACATTTGACGCGGGTATCCTAGCTCGCTTGCTTCGCTGCCCTAAACTCCACTACGGGGTCCTCAGAAACGTCACCAACATGGTGCACTTCGTCATCGTACGAAAACATGTCCGCTGAAATCTAATCTGAAATTAATATAAGCAATTCTGATAAACAATAGTAAGCTTTTACTTGTCAAACTCACACTCATTCCATTTGAGAATGATTTATCATCACAACTAAACGGAAATATGATGTTAAGATATAACATTAAAGATGTGCATGATATGTCTGCCAATAATAACATAGGAGTACagaatgcatgttcatgtttgcTGATCCAGTTCAGGTTGACTGTCATACCTTCATCACCCTGATAGACCCATTTTAAAGCCACTGCAAGGGCTACAGTAACGATGCAGATGAGTGACACTCCATAATACATCGCCTGACGCCTGTTCAGAGCTCACAGGAGGATTAAAGAAACACCAAGGGTCGCGACAGTATGTTCTTACCTCGAGATCGAGGGTAGTTTGAAATACCAGCGAGCAAAGAGAATACACGTTTGTATGTCATGGGTGAGCTTTATGGCAGGAAGCTAACCCTGCAACACTGAAATTCATCCAATGCTATGGGCGtgattcaaccaatcagaatgcgTGACGGAGCCCATGACTTGCAAATGTTGTCCGGTCAAGAACTCTTGAAATAAACTTCAACAAGTAGGCTAACCAAAAACAGACAAATGTTTAGTGTATGAACTATGATGAAAATGTTTACTTAAATCCATCCAaacctaaataaataaataattactcCATACCTTGGCCACTTCTGTTAACTTAAACTAGGTGAAACGGTGTCACAACATTAATGCAGTTTCCAGTGTTAGAAAGGTGCTGATGGAATGCTCCTCTGATGTGCGGAGTAGTttcatatcttttactgtctatgagtaGTTTACAGGTGATTTGTTTAGCCCCTCCTTTATGAAACACAAGTTCCTGTTTCGTCACGCCTGGCAGCTCAAGAGTAGTGACATGTAGAACACGGACCACGACCAATTGCAAAGTCGTGCGTGCTTGTGATGATGACTAATTAGTCACTCTACCTCTCTAGACATTTTGTTTCGAGGCTAAAAGTAACCCCTTCTCGGATAGTTGTTTTAAGTTATAGCCTAGCTTGTTATCGGGTTTGTGAGAACAGACCTCCGGTCATGTGTTCTTCAACAAGTCGCTTAAAAAGCTCGGTTCTCTATCGTGGATCAAGCTGTTTTTAAATGAGAATTACGAATAGTCTTCAGCTTGTTGACCTCTCGCCTCTGAAGAGCGAGCCGTGCCAAAGATCATGCCTGAGCCAGCGAAGATGAGAAAACCCGACGTGAAAGTCGTGATATTGGGTGACATGAACGTTGGAAAAACTTCGCTGCTTCATCggtacacagagagaaaatttAAAGACACTATCAGCACCGTTGGTGGAGCCTTCTTCTTGAAACAATGGGGACCTTACAACATCTCTATCTGGGATACCGCTGGTAAACTCTCTCCTTAATTGTACAAACTTACTTGTAGAGTAGGCCAGTAAGACGGGCCTATGATATTCCACATTTGTAGTAGGTCTACGTATTCTTTGTTAAACAAAATGTGTTCGGTTTATGACTGTATGCTGCctatgttgttttttgttgtggGTGGCTTAGCCTACCTGTTGAGTAGATTTCCCATAGGCCTCGTGAGTTGCTCAAGTGAGCGCCGAGTTTTTACTTAACTTTTCCCCAATGGAATGTCAAGAATTGTATTTTTAATGGATCAGCTCTACAGTGTCCTTGCATGGCTTTAGAAAAACTGCTCATTTCATGCTCACTCAGGTTACTTACAGGTTAACTACCTGTCCACTGCTTATTAACTTCAAAATCACTGAACTTCATGAACTTCAAACCTGTTGTAGCTAGgcctagtagcctacatttgaatgaaaataaataggcctacatgaggaTGAATGTTGAACACATTGTTTTTGCACAGAGCAATATCATTTCACTGGCGTTCATCAGACTGATCGAATTGTAATCCACGAGAGAGTTGAAGTGTTGCATTTATTGCAAGTGTTGGTCAGGTGATAGCCTATCTGGTGTTAAACATTCGATATTATGTTTTCAAAAGACTAGATAGGCATGGACAGGGAAAAGCTGAGATGTCAAAAGGTCTGCCTGGCCGTAACCTGAGAAATTCCTCAATTTGCCATAATCCAAGTTCCTGTTTTTGTCAGTGTAAGACCATATACTGTGAttgtcacatacacaccactGGCAATGCAAATCACCACATTGATGGACCTTGTGGAAATGTATCAAACTGACAACCTTAGTAGTCTCTTCTTTAAGGCAGGCATTTTTCAAACTTCAGAAACCTTGAGCTCTCACCCTTATTACTCACCCTTACTTGTTGACAACAAAAGTGCAGGCCTGTCTTTACCCCCTCTACAGTGTCATAACCTTTGGGAAgtcaatttgtttttattttccgtGGTGCTGTGTGATCGTCAGCAACTATGAGCATgatccagacccccccccccccccccccccccctcagggcCAGTGTCTGACCTCGTTCTGCTGTGTGCATGCAACAACACACCATCAGCCAAAGCCATTGAACCTGGGCAAACATTAACAGGAGTCTTATTTATTAGTTCACCACAGGACCAGCATGTTGTAGGTCACCCAGTTGTGTGattacacgacacacacacacacacacacacacacacacacacacacacaggcttcactGAGGCCTGCTTACAAGTAAAgcaagacaaggagagagactATGTGGCCGTTGGGCGGTTggactgttgttgatgtgcaTTAAAAAAGTCAAACAGAAAAACTTGAGTCGCCCGGACTGTCTTCTTTCTGGTCTCAAATGGTAGGAGTCACAGAGGTTAAACTGGGGCCCTGGTGTGATCTGGGACGTTGACCTAGCCGACATGATGCGTGAGAGAGCATAGGTAGCTTGATGCCCAGACAGTTCACTCCTTGCCAAGAGACAGGAAACTTTGGACTTTTGGGTGTTTTTGTCCAGATAAAatccctctgttcctctttgTTTATTGGCCAAGGCCTGTGCATCTTAGATATGTCTCAGAGTTGTACAGCCCAAAGGATGAGTTCTAAGGTAGCACATTTAGCTGAGGCAAGACTAGAAGAACTTTGCCTGCTGaactacacaccacacattttTGATTGTATTGGGATGTAAAGTGCCAGTATCAGTTagcatgaaatgtaatgtagatGTGCTCTTCCCTTCGCAAGTATGGGCTTCAGTCTGAGTTCAACTAGGCTGAAGAtcaagtagtagtagtagttattGCTCATGCTGATAAATTGTGATTTACAATCACatttcttttaagattgaacattagtatgggaaggctgcactttgtttctactgcacaagaggcatgatcaatgggcatcgttcaaatgacaccgagtccttcaaccaatcagaccaacgatccggtgcttcttttggataagctagtttctgattagtgccaaaggttctggcagggaacagaggagatagatgtgcaggtttccagcctgagctgccaggcggaatccaaattcgccggaagttcaggcagagttcacccagcctagtaaTGTGAAGCCTAGTACTAGGGTGGATATTTTAAACAGGGAGTGATGTCACCATGAAATTACGTGTCGTCGTCTTCTTCGTCATTTCCAACTGGTGCTGGTGGGTTGTCCACATGTGAGCAACATCAGTGATGACTGTGCAACCAGAAAACCCATGCAAGAGTATTTTGGTTTCTGTTCTTCTTAAGCAAAACGGAATAGAGAGGCACGAGGTTGAACAGAGGCCCGAGTGTGATTGTGCAATCGTCACTGTGAAGTCTCAAATTGTGTCATCTCTTTATTCATATTTGATCATGACACATGGGATTATTTCACAGAGGCCTTGTGCTTTAGGAGAAAGAAGGTTACCTCATTCACAAATGCTGTTTTCCAAAAACAAATGCTTGTGTCCAACATCTTTTCCCCAAAGATGTTCATCACTTGTAAAGCAAGGTAAAGGAGTATGGTGTGTCTCTTATTCACCGTGACTTGCAATATTGGACAGCATGGATCTAACATGTCTCATGGGTTCTCCTTGTGTCAGACCCGTGGTCATGCTTTTGGCCTGCCATCGTCTGGAGTGCCAAtgactgacttttttttcttctttctactCCATCACTTCCTGTGGAATTGTTAGATGTTCAGTGCAAAGGCTGAAAACAGAATGCGGTTCGTTCtaaagaaaaacatttatttttctgttcCGGTTCCAGTGCTCTAAGCCTTTCTTCTGAATGCTAACCACTTAGAGTATTAGGCATTTTGCCTAATATGAAATCTTCAAGATTAATATTTAAAGAAAGGTTAATTGGAACGATAAATATTGATATTCACTGGTTTATCTAGAAATAAAACTGAAAATAGCATTTTCACTCTGGTACAAGTGAAATTGGTCTTGTTCCCGTTTTTGGTTTAAGTTCATCCACAACTTGTTCTTTGACCAGTTTCTAATTCCTGGTCCAGTGGCTGAAGCGATGTCATCATCACCGGGTCACATGCTGCTGCAGGCCAGGCAGCCTGAGCGGCCGCACGTATGTGTAGGAAATGGCTGTCCAGCACGGACTACTTCTGTTTGGATAAGGGGGTGGTGTTTAGTGTGGGTGTAGTGTAGGGAGGGGGTGAGATTGTTCTTTCTGCTATTTCTCATGtcctgttttctgtgtgtgtgtgtgttcgatgtCTGTGCACAGAAAAAAGGTGCCTACACAGCAGTTTTCTGCCCCGGTTTAACCACAATGTGTCTTAATCAGCCTCCAACGCTACACCTTTTACCCATACTTAACTTTGAActgggaggaacacacacacacacacacacacacacacacacacacacacacacacacacacacacactatcacttaACTTTGAACTGGgaggaaaccacacacacacacactcactcactcacacacacacacacacactatcagatttcaaaataaaaacgGACTCAAACAAAGAGGCTCAGAAAGCCCTAAAACGTCctttgatcccccccccctccctgttgAAATAGAACTCAAAGTGCTCCCTCCGTTTCGAAAGTCTTTTAAACTCCTCCAGAGAGCCTTGCTGTTTTTCAGGCTGTTTGAGGTTGAGTCGAGTCAAGTCTTCTCTGTGGCCATACTTTGTGGCTGAGGTGGTTGTGGGGCGTCTAAAGGAACAAAGCACTCTCCTCACACGTCCACTGCACTGGCACAAAGGCCCTCAGAGCGGACAGTGGCGTGGCCAAACCCACGGCTCACATACTTCCCCTTGACAATGACCTCCTGTGTTCAAACACATTTGGCAGCTTTCACTGACTGGGTCCACCtgtggattttgtgtgtgtgggtgtgggttggGGGTTTGTTGCTGTAGGCCAGACCCCGATAGTATGTTGTTTATCTGACGTCAGAAGTGTGTAAATGAGATTTCCAACAGGCGGTTTGAGTGGGAGCTGAAGGGCGTGCTCATGTGTGCATCTACTCTGAGCTTTAGTAGTACTTACCTCTCCAGTGGCTCATTTCTCAACTGCCGCTGTTGTGGTGTTTCGTTTCGACATGTTCAGGACAGGTACAGAATGtgagttttgtatgtgtgtgtgtgtgtgtgtgtgtgtgttccctcgtTACGTCTGTGTACCTAGAAGACTTTGACCATGTTTATCACAGATCTGATGCCCAAAGTGGAGGAGCTTCATCATGTGGTTTTTCACTTTTTAAACATTTcaaaagtgtgtttttttttacattctaaCTAGATTCCTTTCCAcaacaattcaaggttctaaaattctatgttgaattcagagccatatagatacatacatata
This window encodes:
- the naxd gene encoding ATP-dependent (S)-NAD(P)H-hydrate dehydratase, giving the protein MLVNPTRGFLWSDSETRALLNIWGEQDVQTALDGNFRNSHVYRDVASRLGDMGYDRTPDQCRIRVKSLKRQYYQAKDAFKKNNGQYRKLCKFYEEMERILGSRPTVDPQDMIDSVAVGDEMMDGTEEEGEGTEQSSDSYMPSAIDYTEHPVKIEYPSYTIPVTVGSVPVKPINSQPRTAPSTSSSCRPSRRGRKRLASLPLDKLLERFLEQSADAEDNFYKMEEQRLQQEERRREAEHARELHMLHVLGQIFGGMAGGSGRGGAAAAAAASANVSTATPMQSAPSPAHTSVHVAPASSSWSQIRTQHARQQQQQHQHQRGTLSPLGHHLTDHGLESVPVIERSFSLGGSAHNMENTLQLVKKIIPPLTSKKHKGQDGRIGIIGGCQEYTGAPYFAAISALKVGADLSHVFCTKDAATVIKSYSPELIVHPVLDSPNAVEEIEKWLPRLHTLVVGPGLGREELLLKTAKDVIEKSKARDIPIVIDADGLWLVAKQPSVIQGYQKGILTPNHMEFSRLYEAMHQEPLDSTDHHRNAQQLSIAMGNLTVVLKGEEDLITDGNMVLTCSQEGSGRRCGGQGDLLSGSLGAFAHWAYSTSTDATKSVNPSLVAAFGAASLTRQCNRQAFHKHGRSTTTTDMIQEISTAFKKLFES